DNA from Sebastes fasciatus isolate fSebFas1 unplaced genomic scaffold, fSebFas1.pri Scaffold_116, whole genome shotgun sequence:
CCCAACAGACTGATCCCAACAGACTGACCCCAACAGACTGATCCCCAACAGACTGACCCCAACAGACTGATCCCAACAGACTGATCCCCAACAGACTGATCCCAACAGACTGATCCCCAACAGACTGATCCCAACAGACTGACCCCAACAGACTGATCCCCAACAGACTGATCCCAACAGACTGACCCCAACAGACTGATCCCAACAGACTGACCCCAACAGACTGATCCCCAACAGACTGATCCCAACAGACTGATCCCCAACAGACTGATCCCAACAGACTGACCCCCAACAGACTGATCCCAACAGACTGATCCCAACAGACTGACCCCAACAGACTGATCCCCAACAGACTGATCCCAACAGACTGATCCCCAGGTTTGGTTCAACACTCACTCAAAGGGTTTGGACTTATTTCCTGTATTCTATCAAGTTCTAGTTGGAAGTGAACCAGTCGAAACCAGGTAGAACTTCCTCTCTCTGAGTGTGCACCTGTTGACGTACCTGCAGCCCACAGCAGCCCACGGCGTTCATGATGGAGGCGTTGTGGATGACTTTGTACGGTATCCCAGCATTCACTGCTCTCAGCACCAGGTCGCTGTGGGTGGTGGCTCTGCAGGAGGACACATAACAACAAGAATTAgcatataaaacatatacagcaatcatttaataaataaacagtcagATAAGAGACATGCTACTagaagctaacacactgctaaaggagctaacacactgctaaagaagctaacacactgctaaaggagctaacacactgctaaagaagctaacacactgctaaagaagctaacacactgctaaaggagctaacacactgctaaagaagctaacacactgctaaagaagctaaccCACTGCTAAAggagctaacacactgctaaagaagctaacacactgctaaaggagctaacacactgctaaagaagctaacacaccGCTAAAggagctaacacactgctaacacactgctaaaggaGCTAACACAccgctaaagaagctaacacactgctaacacactgctaaagaagctaacacaccgctaaagaagctaacccactgctaaagaagctaacacactgctaaagaagctaacccactgctaaagaagctaacacactgctaaaggagctaacacactgctaaagaagctaacccactgctaaagaagctaacacactgctaaagaagctaacacactgctaacacaccgctaaagaagctaacacactgctaaagaagctaacacaccgctaaagaagctaacacactgctaacacaccgctaaagaagctaacacactgctaaagaagctaacacaccgctaaagaagctaacccactgctaaagaagctaacacaccgctaaagaagctaacacactgctaaaggagctaacacactgctaaagaagctaacacactgctaaaggagctaacacactgctaaagaagctaacccactgctaaagaagctaacacactgctaacacaccgctaaagaagctaacacactgctaaagaagctaacacaccgctaaagaagctaacacactgctaacacaccgctaaagaagctaacacactgctaaagaagctaacacaccgctaaagaagctaacccactgctaaagaagctaacacaccgctaaagaagctaacacactgctaaaggagctaacacactgctaaagaagctaacacactgctaaaggagctaacacactgctaaagaagctaacccactgctaaagaagctaacacactgctaacacaccgctaaagaagctaacacactgctaaagaagctaacacactgctaaagaagctaacacaccgctaaagaagctaacccactgctaaagaagctaacacaccgctaaagaagctaacacactgctaaagaagctaacacactgctaaaggagctaacacactgctaaagaagctaacccactgctaaagaagctaacacactgctaacacaccgctaaagaagctaacacactgctaaagaagctaacacaccgctaaagaagctaacacactgctaacacaccgctaaagaagctaacacactgctaaagaagctaacacaccgctaaagaagctaacccactgctaaagaagctaacacactgctaaagaagctaacacaccGCTAAAggagctaacacactgctaaaggagctaacacactgctaaaggagctaacacactgctaaagaagctaacacactgctaaaggagctaacacactgctaaaggagctaacacactgctaaaggagctaacacactgctaaagaagctaacacactgctaaaggaGCTAACACAccgctaaagaagctaacacactgctaaaggagctaacacactgctaaagaagctaacacactgctaaaggagctaacacactgctaaagaagctaacacactgctaaagaagctaacacactgctaacacaccgctaaagaagctaacacactgctaaagaagctaacacaccgctaaagaagctaacccaccgctaaagaagctaacacaccgctaaagaagctaacagactgctaaagaagctaacacactgctaaagaagctaacacactgctaaaggagctaacacactgctaaagaagctaacacactgctaaagaagctaacacactgctaaaggagctaacacactgctaaagaagctaacacactgctaaagaagctaaccCACTGCTAAAGGAGCTAACCCACTGCTAAAggagctaacacactgctaaagaagctaacacactgctaaaggagctaacacactgctaaagaagctaacacaccGCTAAAggagctaacacactgctaacacactgctaaaggaGCTAACACAccgctaaagaagctaacacactgctaacacactgctaaagaagctaacacaccgctaaagaagctaacccactgctaaagaagctaacacactgctaaagaagctaacccactgctaaagaagctaacacactgctaaaggagctaacacactgctaaagaagctaacccactgctaaagaagctaacacactgctaaagaagctaacacactgctaacacaccgctaaagaagctaacacactgctaaagaagctaacacaccgctaaagaagctaacacactgctaacacaccgctaaagaagctaacacactgctaaagaagctaacacaccgctaaagaagctaacccactgctaaagaagctaacacaccgctaaagaagctaacacactgctaaaggagctaacacactgctaaagaagctaacacactgctaaaggagctaacacactgctaaagaagctaacccactgctaaagaagctaacacactgctaacacaccgctaaagaagctaacacactgctaaagaagctaacacaccgctaaagaagctaacacactgctaacacaccgctaaagaagctaacacactgctaaagaagctaacacaccgctaaagaagctaacccactgctaaagaagctaacacaccgctaaagaagctaacacactgctaaaggagctaacacactgctaaagaagctaacacactgctaaaggagctaacacactgctaaagaagctaacccactgctaaagaagctaacacactgctaacacaccgctaaagaagctaacacactgctaaagaagctaacacactgctaaagaagctaacacaccgctaaagaagctaacccactgctaaagaagctaacacaccgctaaagaagctaacacactgctaaagaagctaacacactgctaaaggagctaacacactgctaaagaagctaacccactgctaaagaagctaacacactgctaacacaccgctaaagaagctaacacactgctaaagaagctaacacaccgctaaagaagctaacacactgctaacacaccgctaaagaagctaacacactgctaaagaagctaacacaccgctaaagaagctaacccactgctaaagaagctaacacactgctaaagaagctaacacaccGCTAAAggagctaacacactgctaaagaagctaacacactgctaaaggagctaacacactgctaaagaagctaacacactgctaaaggagctaacacactgctaaaggagctaacacactgctaaaggagctaacacactgctaaagaagctaacacactgctaaaggaGCTAACACAccgctaaagaagctaacacactgctaaaggagctaacacactgctaaagaagctaacacactgctaaaggagctaacacactgctaaagaagctaacacactgctaaagaagctaacacactgctaacacaccgctaaagaagctaacacactgctaaagaagctaacacaccgctaaagaagctaacccaccgctaaagaagctaacacaccgctaaagaagctaacagactgctaaagaagctaacacactgctaaagaagctaacccactgctaaagaagctaacacactgctaaagaagctaacccactgctaaagaagctaacacactgACTGAATCACAGACTATGGTACAGATGTTGAGGTCACAGACTATGGTACAGATGTTGAGGTCACAGACTATGGTACAGATGTTGAGGTCACAGACTATGGTACAGATGTTTCTGGTCACAGACTATGGTCCAGATGTTTAGGTTAAACCAGTAAAgagtatttttagtttttaactGAACAAAGAAGGAACCAACTTCTCTTTTCATGTAAACTGTAAAACCAACATTCACATGAACAAAAGTCAACagagtttcagtgtttcagaccGCGAGCTGCAGATGTTCTGCAGACGTTCTGCACTCTGTTATTAAATCGGAGAGAAATGTGGTGGTTTTGGGGAGAAATGAGCCCAAATGAAGGCCCAGCTGCTCTGAGAGACGCTCCGAGAGACGCTCCGAGAGACGCTCCGAGAGACGCTCTGAGGTCACATCAACCTCTCAGAGTGCTGACGCAGCAGACCtcaacgctgctgctgctgcacggaGCTCAGACTGTCCTGATACGTGGACAACATGACTCACCCGAACGGGTCGCCCACCACCAGGAACGCCACATCAGTTACGTCAGCATCCTTCAGGATCTCATCAGCTCCTTGTTCAACCAGGTCTCTGTCGGCCAGGATCAGCTCCTTCCCATAATACTCCTCCTGAGGACGACAAGTAACAGTTACCCCACTGTTATAGTAACAGTTACCCcactgttatagtaactaacaggctgttatagtaactaacacgCTGTTAAAGTAACTAACACACTGTTAAAGTAACTAACacgctgttatagtaactaacacgCTGTTAAAGTAACTAACACACTGTTAAAGTAACTAACACGCTGTTAAAGTAACTAACacgctgttatagtaactaacacgCTGTTAAAGTAACTAACACACTGTTAAAGTAACTAACACACTGTTAAAGTAACTAACacgctgttatagtaactaacacgCTGTTAAAGTAACTAACACACTGTTAAAGTAACTAACacgctgttatagtaactaacacgCTGTTAAAGTAACTAACAcactgttatagtaactaacacactgttatagtaactaacacgctgttatagtaactaacacgCTGTTAAAGTAACTAACacgctgttatagtaactaacacgctgttatagtaactaacaggctgttatagtaactaacacactgttatagtaactaacacgctgttatagtaactaacacgctgttatagtaactaacacgctgttatagtaactaacacgCTGTTAAAGTAACTAACacgctgttatagtaactaacaggctgttatagtaactaacaggctgttatagtaactaacaggctgttatagtaactaacacgctgttatagtaactaacacgCTGTTAAAGTAACTAACacgctgttatagtaactaacaggctgttatagtaactaacacgCTGTTAAAGTAACTAACacgctgttatagtaactaacaggctgttatagtaactaacacactgttatagtaactaacaggctgttatagtaactaacacactgttatagtaactaacaggctgttatagtaactaacacgctgttatagtaactaacaggctgttaaagtaactaacacgctgttatagtaactaacaggctgttatagtaactaacacgctgttatagtaactaacacgctgttatagtaactaacaggctgttatagtaactaacacgctgttatagtaactaacacgctgttatagtaactaacacactgttatagtaactaacaggctgttatagtaactaacaggctgttatagtaactaacacgctgttatagtaactaacaggctgttatagtaactaacaggctgttatagtaactaacacgctgttatagtaactaataggctgttatagtaactaacaggctgttatagtaactaacaggctgttaaagtaactaacaggctgttaaagtaactaacaggctgttatagtaactaacaggctgttatagtaactaacaggctgttatagtaactaacaggctgttatagtaactaacaggctgttatagtaactaacaggctgttatagtaactaacacgCTGTTAAAGTAACTAACacgctgttatagtaactaacacactgttatagtaactaacaggctgttatagtaactaacacactgttatagtaactaacaggctgttatagtaactaacacactgttatagtaactaacaggctgttatagtaactaacaggctgttatagtaactaacaggctgttatagtaactaacaggctgttatagtaactaacaggctgttatagtaactaacacgctgttatagtaactaacaggctgttatagtaactaacaggctgttatagtaactaacacgCTGTTAAAGTAACTAACACACTGTTAAAGTAACTAACacgctgttatagtaactaacaggctgttatagtaactaacacactgttatagtaactaacacgctgttatagtaactaacacactgttatagtaactaacacgctgttatagtaactaacacgctgttatagtaactaacacgctgttatagtaactaacacgctgttatagtaactaacaggcTGTTAAAGTAACTAACACGCTGTTAAAGTAACTAACACACTGTTAAAGTAACTAACacgctgttatagtaactaacaggctgttatagtaactaacacactgttatagtaactaacaggctgttatagtaactaacacgctgttatagtaactaacacactgttatagtaactaacaggctgttatagtaactaacaggctgttatagtaactaacacactgttatagtaactaacacgctgttatagtaactaacacactgttatagtaactaacaggctgttatagtaactaacaggctgttatagtaactaacacgCTGTTAAAGTAACTAACACACTGTTAAAGTAACTAACacgctgttatagtaactaacaggctgttatagtaactaacacactgttaaagtaactaacacgctgttatagtaactaacaggctgttatagtaactaacaggctgttatagtaactaacacactgttaaagtaactaacacgctgttatagtaactaacaggctgttatagtaactaacaggctgttatagtaactaacacgctgttatagtaactaacaggctgttatagtaactaacacgctgttatagtaactaacaggctgttatagtaactaacacactgttatagtaactaacaggctgttatagtaactaacacgctgttatagtaactaacacactgttatagtaactaacaggctgttatagtaactaacaggctgttatagtaactaacacactgttatagtaactaacacgctgttatagtaactaacacgCTGTTAAAGTAACTAACACGCTGTTAAAGTAACTAACacgctgttatagtaactaacaggctgttatagtaactaacaggctgttatagtaactaacacgctgttatagtaactaacaggctgttatagtaactaacaggctgttatagtaactaacaggctgttatagtaactaacacgctgttatagtaactaacaggctgttatagtaactaacaggctgttatagtaactaacacgctgttatagtaactaacacgctgttatagtaactaacaggctgttatagtaactaacaggctgttatagtaactaacacgctgttatagtaactaacaggctgttatagtaactaacaggctgttatagtaactaacaggctgttatagtaactaacacgctgttatagtaactaacacgctgttatagtaactaacaggctgttatagtaactaacaggctgttatagtaactaacacgctgttatagtaactaacaggctgttatagtaactaacaggctgttatagtaactaacaggctgttatagtaactaacaggcAGTGGAACACCAGTTACAGTGGACTATTGACACCAGTGGAGCACCAGTGACGTATACTGGTTTCATGTGCTGTatgaacagcagcaacagaccaCTGTGTGACACACCATCAGTCCATACAGCAGCAGGATCATAATCAATGATCAGtatcataatcaataatcagtatCATAATCAATGATCAAtatcataatcaataatcagtatCATAATCAATGATCAGtatcataatcaataatcagtatcataatcaataatcagtatCATAATcaatgatcataatcaataatcagtatCATAATCAATGATCAGtatcataatcaataatcagtatcataatcaataatcagtatCATAATcaatgatcataatcaataatcagtatCATAATCAATGATCAGTATCATAATCAATATCATAATCAATGATCAGTATCATAATCAATGATCAGTATCATAATCAATATCATAATCAATGATCAGTATCATAATCAATGATCAGtatcataatcaataatcagGATCATAATCAATGATCAGGATCATAATCAATGATCAATGATCAGtatcataatcaataatcaggaccataatcaataatcagtatcataatcaataatcagtatcataatcaataatcagtatCATAATCAATGATCAAtatcataatcaataatcatAATCAATGGTCAATATCATAATCAATATCATAATCAATGATCAATATCATAATCAATGATCAGTATCATAATCAATATCATAATCAATGATCAGTATCATAATCAATGATCAGtatcataatcaataatcagtatCATAATCAATGATCAGGATCATAATCAATGATCAATGATCAGtatcataatcaataatcaggaccataatcaataatcagtatcataatcaataatcagtatcataatcaataatcagtatCATAATCAATGATCAAtatcataatcaataatcatAATCAATGGTCAATATCATAATCAATATCATAATCAATGATCAATATCATAATCaatggtcctggtcctggtgaTTAAAGCACAGTACTTCGTGTGTGGACTCACCAGAGCCTCCTTGCCCACGGTGAGGATGGAGGTGTAGGCCTCCAGGTAAACTCTGGAGCATCTCCTCACCGCCTGCAGACCCTTCACCGTGATGTCCTCCGCGTCCCCCAGACCCAGACCCACCAGGTACAGCATCCTGCTGCCGGGTACTCTCTCTGCTGCCGGGTACTCTCTCTGCTGCCGGGTACTCTCTCTACTGCCGGGTACTCTCTCTGCTGCCGGGTACTCTCTCTGAGATGAGCCGCTGACTGACACACTGCTGCTGATCAACTACTACAACCCGTCACTAACTAGTCCGTTACCTAACTAGTCTGTTAGTTACCTGTGCAGTCTGTTAGTTACCTGTGCAGTCTGTTAGTTACCTGTCCAGTCTGTTAGTTACCTGACTGAGTTTCTGAGTTTCACGTGTATTCTCACTGGACGGACTGGAATACGGCATGTCGTAAACTGTTTATGTGCACGACAGCTGCCGCCGCGGTACGTTACGTTCCTGTTCTGGACAGAGCGTCAGAACTCCATTGAGGTTCTGTGTATTTCTGAAAGTCTTGCATGTGGCAGAGATTtgcatattaataaaataactcaTATATATTTTGTGTGGTGCAATTTGATGTTATCTTTAATTCGGCGCACAaatgattattaataataataatgtttctaTAAGTTGAACCTCGTCTGCAGGCTGGAGGTCGATAAGATAAGAggagactttattgatccccagaagGAGAGTTGATGTTCTACAGAAGGAGCtgctgcagaaaaacaacagcagcacatcTGACTGGATCTTTGTGTGTCACAATGTACACTCACAAATCAGCCTATGGAgaacggaacctgccaaaataatcaatcaatcaatcaatcaataaataaatacatacatgtttcattaaatgcagcaaaaatattaaaaataaatctagccattaattaattaataaaatgtgacataaattgatttatcttttttaattttccctcacatttatttatgtatttatttattaatttttgaaataattcatatttttgcatttatcttttattcgTCCAATCATGGACCCATCATGGACCCATCATGGTCCAATCATGGACCCATCATGGTCCAATCATGGTCCCATCATGGTCCCATCATGGTCCAATCATGGACCCATCATGGTCCCATCATGGTCCAATCATGGACCCATCATGGACCCATCATGGTCCCATCATGGTCCAATCATGGTCCCATCATGGTCCCATCATGGTCCCATCATGGACCCATCATGGACCCATCATGGTCCCATCATGGTCCAATCATGGTCCAATCATGGTCCCATCATGGACCCATCATGGACCCATCATGGTCCCATCATGGTCCCATCATGGTCCAATCATGGACCCATCATGGACCCATCATGGTCCCATCATGGTCCAATCATGGACCCATCATGGACCCATCATGGACCCATCATGGTCCCATCATGGTCCCATCATGGACCAATCATGGACCCATCATGGACCCCTCATGGACCCATCATGGTCCCATCATGGACCCATCATGGTCCAATCATGGTCCAATCATGGACCCATCATGGTCCAATCATGGACCCATCATGGTCCCATCATGGTCCCATCATGGACCCATCATGGTCCAATCATGGTCCAATCATGGACCCATCATGGTCCCATCATGGTCCAATCATGGTCCCATCATGGTCCCATCATGGTCCCATCATGGTCCAATCATGGACCCATCATGGACCCATCATGGACCCATCATGGACCCATCATGGACCCATCATGGACCCATCATGGACCCATCATGGTCCCATCATGGTCCAATCATGGTCCCATCATGGTCCCATCATGGTCCAATCATGGTCCAATCATGGTCCAATCATGATCCCATCATGGACCCATCATGGACCCATCATGGACCCACCATGGACCCATCATGGTCCAATCATGGACCCATCATGGACCCCTCATGGACCCATCATGGTCCCATCATGGTCCCATCATGGTCCAATCGACCCATCATGGACCCATCATGGTCCCATCATGGTCCCATCATGGTCCCATCATGGTCCCATCATGGTCCCCTCATGGACCCCTCATGGACCCATCATGGTCCCCTCATGGACCCCTCATGGTCCCCTCATGGACCCATCATGGTCCCATCATGGTCCCATCATGGTCCAATCGACCCATCATGGACCCATCATGGTCCCATCATGGTCCCATCATGGTCCCATCATGGTCCCATCATGGTCCCCTCATGGACCCCTCATGGACCCATCATGGTCCCCTCATGGACCCCTCATGGTCCCCTCATGGACCCCTCATGGACCCCTCATGGTCCCCTCATGGACCCCTCATGGACCCATCATGGTCCCATCATGGTCCCATCATGGTCCCATCATGGACCCATCATGGACCCATCATGGTCCAATCATGGTCCAATCATGGTCCCATCATGGACCCATCATGGACCCATCATGGACCCATCATGGTCCAATCATGGACCCATCATGGACCTCATGGACCCATCATGGTCCCATCATGGACCAATCATGGACCCATCATGGACCCCTCATGGACCCATCATGGTCCCATCATGGACCCATCATGGTCCAATCATGGTCCAATCATGGACCCATCATGGTCCAATCATGGACCCATCATGGTCCCATCATGGTCCAATCATGGTCCCATCATGGTCCCATCATGGTCCCATCATGGTCCAATCAT
Protein-coding regions in this window:
- the LOC141763642 gene encoding diphthine methyl ester synthase-like — translated: MLYLVGLGLGDAEDITVKGLQAVRRCSRVYLEAYTSILTVGKEALEEYYGKELILADRDLVEQGADEILKDADVTDVAFLVVGDPFGATTHSDLVLRAVNAGIPYKVIHNASIMNAVGCCGLQLYNFGETVSLVFWTESWRPESFYDKICKKQKSWTPLPLSAG